The following coding sequences are from one Cygnus atratus isolate AKBS03 ecotype Queensland, Australia chromosome 15, CAtr_DNAZoo_HiC_assembly, whole genome shotgun sequence window:
- the EPN2 gene encoding epsin-2 isoform X2 translates to MTTSSIRRQMKNIVNNYSEAEIKVREATSNDPWGPSSSLMTEIADLTYNVVAFSEIMSMIWKRLNDHGKNWRHVYKALTLLDYLIKTGSERVAQQCKENIFAIQTLKDFQYIDRDGKDQGINVREKSKQLVSLLKDDERLKTERAQALKTKERMAQVATGVGSNQITFGRGSSQPNLSTSYSEQEYGKSGGSPASYHGSTSPRVSSELEQARPQTSGEEELQLQLALAMSREVAEQEERLRRGDDLRLQMALEESRRDTIKIPKKKEHTTLLDLMDALPSSAPAPQKTEPWGPPAVANQTDPWGGSTAAATASDPWQSFGAKPAASVDPWAAPAGSATQSLSKNVDPWAPAQPSSTAAKSSVDPWGPAPANKPLSTSGSTSFDLFSNLNGTVKDDFSEFDTLRTSKKPAESGSTLPSQHSGTTSPDLFDSQHSSMTSGKQSAARKTPESFLGPNAALVNLDSLVSKPPQPVTSLNPFLAPGAATAPTPINPFQVNQPQPLTLNQMRASPVMGTSPSFSAVPPISMEPIPLSSMAPVPVGMAPIPAMGTVASLTRMGQGLNVSIAGSMTQPLHSTGIPPSASQSTNTTNPFLL, encoded by the exons atgacgACTTCGTCTATTAGACGGCAGATGAAGAACATTGTGAACAATTACTCAGAGGCCGAAATAAAAGTTCGGGAAGCGACCTCAAATGACCCGTGGGGCCCCTCCAGCTCGCTGATGACTGAGATAGCAGATCTGACTTACAACGTTGTGGCCTTCTCTGAAATTATGAGCATGATCTGGAAGCGACTCAACGACCATGGCAAGAACTGGCGACACGTGTACAAGGCCCTTACGCTGTTAGATTACCTGATCAAAACTGGCTCAGAGAGAGTGGCACAGCAGTgtaaagagaatatttttgctATCCAGACGTTGAAAGATTTCCAGTATATCGATCGCGATGGGAAAGACCAGGGCATCAACGTCAGGGAGAAATCCAAGCAGCTGGTGTCTCTGCTGAAGGACGACGAGCGACTCAAGACAGAGAGGGCCCAGGCCCTGAAGACCAAAGAACGCATGGCTCAGGTGGCCACCGGGGTGGGCAGCAACCAGATCACCTTCGGTCGAGGTTCCAGTCAGCCAAACCTTTCCACCAGCTACTCGGAGCAAGAATACGGAAAGTCTGGAGGCTCCCCGGCGTCCTACCATGGCT CTACGTCCCCTCGAGTTTCCTCCGAGCTGGAGCAGGCCCGGCCTCAGACGAGCGGAGAAGAagagctccagctgcagctggcgCTGGCGATGAGCCGGGAGGTGGCGGAGCAG GAGGAGCGCCTCAGACGCGGAGATGATCTGAGATTACAGATGGCTCTGGAGGAGAGTCGCAGAGACACAATTAAAATTCCCAAAAAGAAGGAG CATACAACTCTCTTGGACCTAATGGATGCCCTGCCCTCATCGGCACCGGccccacagaaaacagagccTTGGGGACCTCCTGCTGTTGCAAACCAAACAGATCCCTGGGGAGGATCCACAGCTGCAGCTACTGCCTCTGACCCATGGCAATCATTTG GTGCCAAACCAGCTGCTTCCGTTGACCCttgggcagcaccagcaggatcTGCAACTCAGTCTCTGTCCAAAAATGTTGACCCTTGGGCTCCTGCTCAGCCATCTTCTACTGCAGCAAAATCTTCTGTGGATCCCTGGGGACCAGCACCCGCAAACAAACCTCTCTCTACATCTG GAAGTACATCTTTTGACCTCTTCAGTAATTTGAATGGTACAGttaaagatgatttttctgaatttgacaCACTTCGAACTTCCAAAAAGCCAG CTGAATCAGGTTCCACTTTGCCATCCCAGCATAGCGGTACCACAAGCCCTGATCTCTTTGATTCCCAGCACTCGAGCATGACGTCAGGCAAACAAAGTGCAGCTCGGAAAACCCCCGAGTCTTTTCTGGGCCCCAATGCTGCTCTGGTGAACCTGGATTCACTGGTGTCTAAGCCACCGCAGCCTGTAACTTCGCTGAATCCATTCTTAGCGCCAG GCGCAGCTACAGCACCAACTCCAATCAACCCCTTCCAAGTGAATCAGCCTCAGCCACTCACTCTAAATCAGATGAGAGCGAGTCCTGTGATGGGAACCAGCCCTTCTTTCAGTGCTGTGCCACCAATAAGCATGGAGCCAATACCTCTGTCTTCCATGGCCCCAGTGCCTGTGGGAATGGCACCGATACCAGCTATGGGCACTGTGGCTTCTCTAACAAGGATGGGCCAGGGGCTGAACGTGAGCATTGCAGGATCAATGACCCAACCTCTTCACAGTACGGGAATCCCGCCGTCAGCGTCCCAGTCTACAAATACAACTAACCCTTTTCTCCTATAA
- the EPN2 gene encoding epsin-2 isoform X1: MTTSSIRRQMKNIVNNYSEAEIKVREATSNDPWGPSSSLMTEIADLTYNVVAFSEIMSMIWKRLNDHGKNWRHVYKALTLLDYLIKTGSERVAQQCKENIFAIQTLKDFQYIDRDGKDQGINVREKSKQLVSLLKDDERLKTERAQALKTKERMAQVATGVGSNQITFGRGSSQPNLSTSYSEQEYGKSGGSPASYHGSTSPRVSSELEQARPQTSGEEELQLQLALAMSREVAEQVSAREERLRRGDDLRLQMALEESRRDTIKIPKKKEHTTLLDLMDALPSSAPAPQKTEPWGPPAVANQTDPWGGSTAAATASDPWQSFGAKPAASVDPWAAPAGSATQSLSKNVDPWAPAQPSSTAAKSSVDPWGPAPANKPLSTSGSTSFDLFSNLNGTVKDDFSEFDTLRTSKKPAESGSTLPSQHSGTTSPDLFDSQHSSMTSGKQSAARKTPESFLGPNAALVNLDSLVSKPPQPVTSLNPFLAPGAATAPTPINPFQVNQPQPLTLNQMRASPVMGTSPSFSAVPPISMEPIPLSSMAPVPVGMAPIPAMGTVASLTRMGQGLNVSIAGSMTQPLHSTGIPPSASQSTNTTNPFLL, encoded by the exons atgacgACTTCGTCTATTAGACGGCAGATGAAGAACATTGTGAACAATTACTCAGAGGCCGAAATAAAAGTTCGGGAAGCGACCTCAAATGACCCGTGGGGCCCCTCCAGCTCGCTGATGACTGAGATAGCAGATCTGACTTACAACGTTGTGGCCTTCTCTGAAATTATGAGCATGATCTGGAAGCGACTCAACGACCATGGCAAGAACTGGCGACACGTGTACAAGGCCCTTACGCTGTTAGATTACCTGATCAAAACTGGCTCAGAGAGAGTGGCACAGCAGTgtaaagagaatatttttgctATCCAGACGTTGAAAGATTTCCAGTATATCGATCGCGATGGGAAAGACCAGGGCATCAACGTCAGGGAGAAATCCAAGCAGCTGGTGTCTCTGCTGAAGGACGACGAGCGACTCAAGACAGAGAGGGCCCAGGCCCTGAAGACCAAAGAACGCATGGCTCAGGTGGCCACCGGGGTGGGCAGCAACCAGATCACCTTCGGTCGAGGTTCCAGTCAGCCAAACCTTTCCACCAGCTACTCGGAGCAAGAATACGGAAAGTCTGGAGGCTCCCCGGCGTCCTACCATGGCT CTACGTCCCCTCGAGTTTCCTCCGAGCTGGAGCAGGCCCGGCCTCAGACGAGCGGAGAAGAagagctccagctgcagctggcgCTGGCGATGAGCCGGGAGGTGGCGGAGCAGGTCAGTGCCCGT GAGGAGCGCCTCAGACGCGGAGATGATCTGAGATTACAGATGGCTCTGGAGGAGAGTCGCAGAGACACAATTAAAATTCCCAAAAAGAAGGAG CATACAACTCTCTTGGACCTAATGGATGCCCTGCCCTCATCGGCACCGGccccacagaaaacagagccTTGGGGACCTCCTGCTGTTGCAAACCAAACAGATCCCTGGGGAGGATCCACAGCTGCAGCTACTGCCTCTGACCCATGGCAATCATTTG GTGCCAAACCAGCTGCTTCCGTTGACCCttgggcagcaccagcaggatcTGCAACTCAGTCTCTGTCCAAAAATGTTGACCCTTGGGCTCCTGCTCAGCCATCTTCTACTGCAGCAAAATCTTCTGTGGATCCCTGGGGACCAGCACCCGCAAACAAACCTCTCTCTACATCTG GAAGTACATCTTTTGACCTCTTCAGTAATTTGAATGGTACAGttaaagatgatttttctgaatttgacaCACTTCGAACTTCCAAAAAGCCAG CTGAATCAGGTTCCACTTTGCCATCCCAGCATAGCGGTACCACAAGCCCTGATCTCTTTGATTCCCAGCACTCGAGCATGACGTCAGGCAAACAAAGTGCAGCTCGGAAAACCCCCGAGTCTTTTCTGGGCCCCAATGCTGCTCTGGTGAACCTGGATTCACTGGTGTCTAAGCCACCGCAGCCTGTAACTTCGCTGAATCCATTCTTAGCGCCAG GCGCAGCTACAGCACCAACTCCAATCAACCCCTTCCAAGTGAATCAGCCTCAGCCACTCACTCTAAATCAGATGAGAGCGAGTCCTGTGATGGGAACCAGCCCTTCTTTCAGTGCTGTGCCACCAATAAGCATGGAGCCAATACCTCTGTCTTCCATGGCCCCAGTGCCTGTGGGAATGGCACCGATACCAGCTATGGGCACTGTGGCTTCTCTAACAAGGATGGGCCAGGGGCTGAACGTGAGCATTGCAGGATCAATGACCCAACCTCTTCACAGTACGGGAATCCCGCCGTCAGCGTCCCAGTCTACAAATACAACTAACCCTTTTCTCCTATAA
- the EPN2 gene encoding epsin-2 isoform X3 yields MTTSSIRRQMKNIVNNYSEAEIKVREATSNDPWGPSSSLMTEIADLTYNVVAFSEIMSMIWKRLNDHGKNWRHVYKALTLLDYLIKTGSERVAQQCKENIFAIQTLKDFQYIDRDGKDQGINVREKSKQLVSLLKDDERLKTERAQALKTKERMAQVATGVGSNQITFGRGSSQPNLSTSYSEQEYGKSGGSPASYHGSTSPRVSSELEQARPQTSGEEELQLQLALAMSREVAEQHTTLLDLMDALPSSAPAPQKTEPWGPPAVANQTDPWGGSTAAATASDPWQSFGAKPAASVDPWAAPAGSATQSLSKNVDPWAPAQPSSTAAKSSVDPWGPAPANKPLSTSGSTSFDLFSNLNGTVKDDFSEFDTLRTSKKPAESGSTLPSQHSGTTSPDLFDSQHSSMTSGKQSAARKTPESFLGPNAALVNLDSLVSKPPQPVTSLNPFLAPGAATAPTPINPFQVNQPQPLTLNQMRASPVMGTSPSFSAVPPISMEPIPLSSMAPVPVGMAPIPAMGTVASLTRMGQGLNVSIAGSMTQPLHSTGIPPSASQSTNTTNPFLL; encoded by the exons atgacgACTTCGTCTATTAGACGGCAGATGAAGAACATTGTGAACAATTACTCAGAGGCCGAAATAAAAGTTCGGGAAGCGACCTCAAATGACCCGTGGGGCCCCTCCAGCTCGCTGATGACTGAGATAGCAGATCTGACTTACAACGTTGTGGCCTTCTCTGAAATTATGAGCATGATCTGGAAGCGACTCAACGACCATGGCAAGAACTGGCGACACGTGTACAAGGCCCTTACGCTGTTAGATTACCTGATCAAAACTGGCTCAGAGAGAGTGGCACAGCAGTgtaaagagaatatttttgctATCCAGACGTTGAAAGATTTCCAGTATATCGATCGCGATGGGAAAGACCAGGGCATCAACGTCAGGGAGAAATCCAAGCAGCTGGTGTCTCTGCTGAAGGACGACGAGCGACTCAAGACAGAGAGGGCCCAGGCCCTGAAGACCAAAGAACGCATGGCTCAGGTGGCCACCGGGGTGGGCAGCAACCAGATCACCTTCGGTCGAGGTTCCAGTCAGCCAAACCTTTCCACCAGCTACTCGGAGCAAGAATACGGAAAGTCTGGAGGCTCCCCGGCGTCCTACCATGGCT CTACGTCCCCTCGAGTTTCCTCCGAGCTGGAGCAGGCCCGGCCTCAGACGAGCGGAGAAGAagagctccagctgcagctggcgCTGGCGATGAGCCGGGAGGTGGCGGAGCAG CATACAACTCTCTTGGACCTAATGGATGCCCTGCCCTCATCGGCACCGGccccacagaaaacagagccTTGGGGACCTCCTGCTGTTGCAAACCAAACAGATCCCTGGGGAGGATCCACAGCTGCAGCTACTGCCTCTGACCCATGGCAATCATTTG GTGCCAAACCAGCTGCTTCCGTTGACCCttgggcagcaccagcaggatcTGCAACTCAGTCTCTGTCCAAAAATGTTGACCCTTGGGCTCCTGCTCAGCCATCTTCTACTGCAGCAAAATCTTCTGTGGATCCCTGGGGACCAGCACCCGCAAACAAACCTCTCTCTACATCTG GAAGTACATCTTTTGACCTCTTCAGTAATTTGAATGGTACAGttaaagatgatttttctgaatttgacaCACTTCGAACTTCCAAAAAGCCAG CTGAATCAGGTTCCACTTTGCCATCCCAGCATAGCGGTACCACAAGCCCTGATCTCTTTGATTCCCAGCACTCGAGCATGACGTCAGGCAAACAAAGTGCAGCTCGGAAAACCCCCGAGTCTTTTCTGGGCCCCAATGCTGCTCTGGTGAACCTGGATTCACTGGTGTCTAAGCCACCGCAGCCTGTAACTTCGCTGAATCCATTCTTAGCGCCAG GCGCAGCTACAGCACCAACTCCAATCAACCCCTTCCAAGTGAATCAGCCTCAGCCACTCACTCTAAATCAGATGAGAGCGAGTCCTGTGATGGGAACCAGCCCTTCTTTCAGTGCTGTGCCACCAATAAGCATGGAGCCAATACCTCTGTCTTCCATGGCCCCAGTGCCTGTGGGAATGGCACCGATACCAGCTATGGGCACTGTGGCTTCTCTAACAAGGATGGGCCAGGGGCTGAACGTGAGCATTGCAGGATCAATGACCCAACCTCTTCACAGTACGGGAATCCCGCCGTCAGCGTCCCAGTCTACAAATACAACTAACCCTTTTCTCCTATAA